In Trichoderma atroviride chromosome 2, complete sequence, one DNA window encodes the following:
- a CDS encoding uncharacterized protein (TransMembrane:1 (i79-98o)), with amino-acid sequence MASYQSLQRKGSAAKRSTEIRVEGDAPRLGLSLAPKCHLKTGAAGGQLKGPNELKRPSPAGEAPDGHAQMRSLLLAGELFLLILRYTAACGMPSWLAWVGSSRYKPLAYAPLSGSVDGIDLIKGSKGRAWYNSTPAYRKRGKQTLGFTTYLCPVL; translated from the coding sequence atggcgtcCTACCAGAGCCTGCAGAGAAAGGGATCAGCGGCCAAAAGATCCACTGAGATCAGAGTCGAGGGCGACGCCCCCCGGCTTGGGCTAAGCTTAGCGCCCAAATGCCACCTGAAGACCGGCGCAGCGGGCGGCCAGCTCAAGGGTCCGAATGAGCTCAAGCGCCCCAGCCCGGCAGGGGAGGCCCCTGATGGCCATGCTCAGATGAGAAGCCTCTTGCTTGCTGGTGAGCTCTTCTTACTCATACTGCGGTACACAGCTGCCTGTGGCATGCCAAGTTGGCTAGCTTGGGTGGGGAGTTCCCGTTATAAGCCTCTTGCCTATGCGCCTCTATCGGGGAGTGTTGACGGCATCGACTTGATCAAAGGGAGCAAAGGGAGAGCTTGGTATAATTCGACCCCGGCATATAGGAAAAGAGGCAAGCAGACGCTTGGCTTCACCACTTACCTGTGCCCTGTGCTCTGA